The following are encoded together in the Lactuca sativa cultivar Salinas chromosome 1, Lsat_Salinas_v11, whole genome shotgun sequence genome:
- the LOC111921884 gene encoding uncharacterized protein LOC111921884, with the protein MEVVVVVIVMVMVAVMSSGGSGGWCSDGGGNGGSNAGGGEGVGVGGGGDDGGGGSDGMVTILVVTVVMCGGGRGGGGERGGWVVVAVVEGGRGNGTSGWRVVITEVPMVVMVGGSGA; encoded by the exons ATGGAAGTGGTGGTGGTAGTAattgtgatggtgatggtggcagTTATGAGTAGTGGCGGAAGTGGTGGGTGGTGTAGTGATGGAGGTGGCAATGGTGGTAGTAACGCTGGTGGTGGCGAAGGTGTTGGTGTTGGTGGCGgaggtgatgatggtggtggtggcagtgATGGTATGGTCACAATA CTGGTCGTAACGGTGGTGATGTGTGGTGGTGGTCGTGGCGGAGGTGGTGAAAGAGGTGGTTGGGTAGTGGTGGCAGTGGTCGAAGGTGGTAGAGGCAACGGTACTAGTGGGTGGAGGGTGGTGATAACGGAGGTAccaatggtggtgatggtgggtggTAGTGGTGCCTAG